A single genomic interval of Antarcticibacterium arcticum harbors:
- the nagB gene encoding glucosamine-6-phosphate deaminase: MARLNLLEETRFEKLPVTVYPDEFEAADKVAKYVADIIRKKQSLGKPAVLGLATGATPVDVYARLVKMHREEGLSFKNVVTFNLDEYYPMQPDSKQSYVAFMDENLFNHIDIDRKNIHIPDGTLAPEDIAPYCLAYEQKIEEMGGLDLQILGIGRTGHIGFNEPGSAPNSGTRLVTLDDLTRRDASRDFGGKENVPTKAITMGIGTIFKAREIILMAWSRKKASIIKKAVEGEISGSVPATYLQLSENVKFVLDEDAASELTRFNTPWLVKDCNWDEALIKKAVIWLSSEIKKPILKLTDEDYNAHGMAQLVTERGPAYDINIHVFNKLQHSITGWPGGKPNADDSQRPERAKPSQKRSLIFSPHPDDDVISMGGTFIRLVDQGHDVHVAYQTSGNTAVWDTDVLRYVEFAIDFNQSIGQDTKKLEEIYENMRTFLNTKQPNEIDLEEIRDVKAFIRKSEAFAGARYAGLKDKNIHFMALPFYETGKTEKNPVKEVDVEITMELLQKIKPHQIFAAGDFADPHGTHIVCFRIILEAMNRLRKSEEWTKDCWLWMYRGAWDEFETHEIEMAVPLSPMEVHKKRNAIFQHQSQKDRPVFPGDDQREFWVRAEQRNRETAENYHQLGLANYEAMEAFVRWKF; the protein is encoded by the coding sequence ATGGCCAGATTAAACCTGCTTGAAGAAACAAGATTTGAGAAACTTCCGGTAACAGTATACCCAGATGAATTTGAGGCTGCAGATAAAGTCGCAAAGTATGTTGCAGATATTATAAGAAAAAAACAATCGCTGGGAAAACCGGCCGTCCTGGGGTTGGCCACAGGTGCAACACCTGTAGATGTGTATGCCCGGCTGGTGAAAATGCACCGCGAAGAAGGCCTGAGCTTTAAAAATGTGGTCACTTTTAACCTGGATGAGTATTACCCCATGCAGCCCGATTCAAAACAAAGCTATGTGGCCTTTATGGATGAAAATCTATTCAACCATATAGATATAGACCGAAAAAATATCCATATTCCAGATGGCACTCTTGCCCCTGAAGATATTGCTCCCTACTGCCTGGCATACGAACAAAAAATAGAAGAAATGGGAGGCCTTGACCTCCAGATACTGGGAATAGGAAGAACCGGACATATTGGGTTCAATGAACCGGGATCAGCTCCCAATTCGGGAACCAGGCTTGTAACCTTAGATGACCTTACGCGAAGAGATGCATCCAGGGATTTTGGCGGAAAAGAGAATGTTCCTACCAAAGCCATCACCATGGGAATTGGTACCATTTTCAAGGCGAGGGAAATAATTCTTATGGCCTGGAGCCGGAAAAAGGCTTCAATTATAAAGAAAGCCGTTGAAGGTGAGATCTCCGGAAGTGTTCCTGCTACATACTTACAACTTTCAGAAAACGTAAAATTTGTCCTGGATGAGGACGCTGCTTCAGAATTGACAAGATTTAATACCCCGTGGCTGGTAAAAGATTGTAACTGGGATGAAGCCCTCATTAAAAAGGCTGTGATCTGGTTATCTTCAGAAATTAAAAAACCCATCCTGAAGCTTACAGATGAAGATTATAATGCCCACGGAATGGCCCAGCTTGTTACCGAGCGTGGCCCTGCCTATGATATAAACATTCATGTTTTTAACAAATTACAGCATAGCATAACCGGCTGGCCAGGTGGAAAACCCAATGCAGACGATTCCCAGCGTCCTGAGAGGGCAAAACCTTCGCAAAAGCGCTCCCTTATTTTCTCCCCGCATCCGGATGATGACGTTATCTCTATGGGAGGCACCTTTATAAGGCTTGTAGATCAGGGACACGATGTGCACGTAGCCTATCAAACATCGGGAAATACCGCTGTTTGGGATACCGATGTATTGCGATATGTTGAATTTGCCATAGATTTTAATCAGAGTATCGGGCAGGATACAAAGAAACTGGAAGAGATCTATGAGAATATGAGAACCTTTTTGAATACCAAACAACCCAATGAAATAGATCTTGAGGAAATAAGGGATGTGAAAGCCTTCATTAGAAAATCTGAAGCTTTTGCAGGAGCCCGGTATGCCGGCCTTAAAGATAAAAACATTCATTTCATGGCATTACCGTTCTATGAAACGGGAAAAACCGAGAAAAATCCGGTTAAAGAAGTTGATGTTGAAATAACCATGGAACTTCTTCAAAAAATCAAGCCGCACCAGATCTTTGCAGCCGGGGATTTTGCCGATCCTCACGGTACTCATATTGTTTGTTTCAGGATAATCCTGGAAGCAATGAACAGGCTCAGGAAATCTGAGGAATGGACAAAAGATTGCTGGCTGTGGATGTACCGGGGTGCATGGGATGAATTTGAAACCCATGAGATTGAAATGGCGGTACCCTTATCCCCTATGGAAGTTCATAAAAAGAGAAATGCAATTTTTCAACATCAGTCGCAAAAAGACCGGCCCGTTTTCCCCGGGGACGATCAAAGGGAGTTCTGGGTGCGCGCAGAACAGCGCAACAGGGAGACGGCAGAAAATTATCATCAGTTGGGATTGGCAAATTACGAAGCCATGGAAGCCTTTGTACGCTGGAAATTTTAA
- a CDS encoding acyltransferase family protein — protein MAELKERYLALDVLRGLTIALMILVNTPGSWATIYAPFKHAPWHGFTITDLVFPSFLFAVGNAMSFSLKKYAERGNPAFLKKILKRTLLIFLIGLFLSAFPFFYRDAAGDFALRNFENMRIMGVLQRIALAYCLAAFIIHFLKMRAAIFISFFILFGYWGILYYFGDGNDPYSLTGNAALKFDLSVLRPENLWQGFGIPFDPEGLLSTLPAVVNVIAGYVAGVFIQLSGNTFSTIWKLTAVAIVLIIMAHTWDIWFPVNKPLWTSSYVLLSVGWVLVLIAVLILIIEILKQVSWTYFFEVFGRNPLFIFVLSGLVVKLMNIIYINGIASKLYIYKNYFLSWLTDYNASLLFATCFMLLMWLIGYIMDKQRIYIKV, from the coding sequence ATGGCAGAATTAAAAGAAAGATACCTGGCATTGGATGTTTTAAGAGGATTAACCATTGCTTTAATGATCCTTGTGAACACTCCGGGCAGCTGGGCTACCATATATGCCCCTTTTAAGCATGCGCCCTGGCATGGTTTCACTATTACAGATCTTGTTTTCCCATCTTTTTTATTTGCAGTGGGAAATGCTATGAGTTTCAGCCTTAAAAAATATGCGGAACGAGGTAATCCGGCCTTCTTAAAAAAGATCCTGAAAAGAACTTTGCTCATTTTTCTAATTGGCCTGTTTTTAAGTGCCTTTCCCTTCTTTTACCGTGATGCTGCAGGGGACTTTGCCCTAAGGAATTTTGAGAATATGCGCATTATGGGGGTATTACAACGTATTGCACTGGCTTATTGTCTCGCTGCCTTTATAATTCATTTTCTAAAAATGAGAGCTGCCATCTTTATAAGTTTTTTCATCCTTTTTGGGTATTGGGGAATTCTCTATTATTTTGGAGATGGGAATGACCCTTATAGTCTTACAGGCAATGCAGCCCTAAAATTTGACCTTTCCGTTTTGAGGCCCGAAAACCTTTGGCAGGGCTTTGGAATTCCATTTGATCCCGAAGGACTTTTAAGCACACTGCCTGCCGTTGTGAATGTTATTGCTGGTTATGTAGCCGGGGTGTTTATTCAACTTTCGGGAAATACATTTTCCACCATTTGGAAATTAACCGCCGTCGCAATAGTCCTTATAATAATGGCCCATACATGGGATATATGGTTCCCGGTTAATAAACCTTTGTGGACCAGTTCCTACGTACTATTAAGTGTAGGATGGGTACTTGTATTAATTGCCGTTTTGATCCTGATTATCGAGATCCTGAAACAGGTGTCCTGGACTTATTTCTTTGAAGTTTTTGGGCGTAATCCGCTTTTTATTTTCGTGCTTTCTGGCCTTGTGGTAAAGCTGATGAATATTATTTACATTAACGGGATTGCTTCAAAACTCTATATTTACAAAAATTATTTTCTAAGCTGGTTAACAGATTATAATGCCTCCCTGCTCTTTGCAACCTGTTTTATGTTGCTCATGTGGCTTATTGGCTATATAATGGATAAACAAAGGATTTACATTAAAGTTTAA
- a CDS encoding glycoside hydrolase family 3 N-terminal domain-containing protein codes for MNKITSIFLLFSILITGNVSAQATAPVTPEFLQYENSKWVDSIMKTLSPDERIAQLIMVAAYSNRGDEHRKEILKLIKEQKIGGLIFFQGGPVRQVRLMNEYQAHSRVPLLGAIDAEWGLGMRLDTTISYPFQMALGAIQDESLIYDMGAEIARQIKRTGLHLNFAPVLDVNNNPNNPVINYRSFGEDKYNVTSKAIAYMRGMQDHQLLTTAKHFPGHGDTDTDSHYALPQINHSRARLDSLELYPFREVVKAGIGGVMVAHLDIPALDPTGVPSTLSKPIITQLLKEELGFQGLTVTDAMNMKGVTVGNEPGIVDKDAILAGNDLLEFTEDVPKAIQEIRKAINKGLISQAEIDRRCRKILAVKYWVGLNKFEPTSLINIIEELNTPRANHLNKKLARASITVLKNENNILPVKKLQGLRIASVSIGVEEQTNFQKTLSRYTRVSHFNLKNEGSAGDIHTLKNELGNFDLVIAGIHDDSKFPRNTLKISAEVQSFLKELVSEKNTIISLFKNPYVLDKLENIEKAAGLIVTYQDTQNYQELAAQLIFGGSGSSGKLPVSVGEKFKVGEGLVLEDGLRLSYAIPEDAGMDSGILNKRIDSLMQEAINAKAIPGGQVLVARNQKIVFHKAYGTQVYHDTIKVKKEDLYDLASVTKISASMAALMKLYDEDKFHPNQTLSNHLPSFRRSNKAEIPYRDILTHQARFQPWIPFWKNTKRKNGSYKWATIKNDSSARFPIRLTNTMYLHRNYPDKIVKEIRKSPLREEKKYVYSDFFFILAPRVVESRIDTDFSSYLKESFYEPLGATSLTFNPLAKFPKSRIVPTEDDYNFRHETIHGTVHDEGAIMMGGVSGHAGLFGNAFDLAKLLQMYLNKGEYGGVRYINEETIEEFTRRQFPDSENHRALGFDKPYYNEKGESRNTAQDASASSYGHTGFTGIMVWMDPEYDLLYIFLSNRVSPTRENSRLYRLNTRTQIHQVLYDAIKKFGE; via the coding sequence ATGAATAAAATCACCTCCATCTTCCTTCTCTTTAGTATACTTATAACGGGAAACGTTTCTGCCCAGGCTACCGCACCGGTTACTCCGGAGTTTCTGCAATATGAAAACAGCAAATGGGTAGACTCCATAATGAAGACATTAAGTCCCGATGAACGAATTGCCCAACTAATCATGGTGGCGGCATATTCCAATCGGGGTGATGAGCATAGAAAGGAGATCCTTAAACTTATTAAGGAACAAAAAATTGGCGGGCTCATTTTTTTCCAGGGGGGTCCTGTGAGGCAGGTGCGGTTAATGAATGAATACCAGGCACACTCCAGGGTGCCACTTCTGGGCGCTATTGATGCGGAATGGGGTCTTGGGATGCGACTTGATACCACCATAAGCTATCCGTTTCAAATGGCGCTGGGAGCTATACAGGACGAGTCTCTTATTTATGATATGGGTGCCGAAATTGCAAGGCAAATAAAAAGAACAGGCTTACACCTCAATTTTGCACCCGTGCTTGATGTTAATAATAACCCCAATAATCCCGTGATAAATTACAGGTCTTTTGGCGAAGACAAGTATAATGTGACGAGCAAAGCCATTGCTTATATGAGAGGGATGCAAGACCATCAATTACTTACCACAGCAAAGCATTTCCCCGGCCATGGCGACACCGATACGGATTCTCATTATGCCCTGCCACAAATTAACCATTCCCGCGCCCGCCTGGATTCACTGGAACTATATCCCTTCCGGGAAGTAGTAAAAGCCGGAATAGGTGGTGTTATGGTGGCCCATCTCGATATTCCCGCACTGGATCCAACAGGGGTACCTTCTACCTTGTCAAAACCTATTATTACCCAGCTTTTAAAAGAAGAACTCGGCTTTCAGGGGCTTACAGTGACAGATGCTATGAATATGAAAGGCGTTACCGTAGGCAATGAACCCGGAATTGTAGATAAAGATGCCATTCTTGCAGGGAACGATCTGTTGGAATTTACTGAAGATGTCCCAAAAGCAATTCAGGAAATAAGAAAAGCAATTAATAAAGGGCTCATAAGTCAGGCTGAAATTGACAGAAGGTGTAGAAAGATCCTCGCCGTAAAATATTGGGTAGGCCTTAATAAATTTGAACCAACATCCCTTATAAATATTATCGAAGAGCTCAATACTCCCCGGGCTAATCACCTTAATAAAAAACTGGCCCGGGCTTCTATAACGGTGCTAAAAAATGAAAACAATATCCTCCCGGTTAAAAAATTACAGGGACTAAGGATCGCTTCCGTTTCAATAGGAGTTGAAGAACAAACCAATTTTCAAAAAACTCTTTCCCGGTACACCCGGGTTTCACATTTCAATCTTAAAAATGAAGGATCTGCCGGGGATATTCACACTCTAAAAAATGAGCTCGGTAATTTTGACCTGGTAATTGCCGGGATCCATGATGATAGTAAATTTCCCAGGAACACCCTTAAAATATCTGCGGAGGTTCAAAGCTTTCTAAAGGAACTTGTTTCAGAAAAAAATACCATAATAAGTTTGTTTAAAAACCCCTATGTGCTCGATAAACTTGAAAATATTGAAAAAGCAGCGGGGCTAATAGTTACCTATCAGGATACGCAAAATTACCAGGAACTTGCGGCCCAGCTTATATTTGGGGGGAGTGGTTCAAGTGGAAAACTTCCCGTAAGTGTGGGGGAAAAATTTAAAGTAGGAGAGGGTCTTGTGTTGGAAGATGGCTTACGGCTTTCTTATGCTATTCCTGAAGATGCGGGAATGGATTCCGGCATCCTGAATAAAAGAATAGATTCCCTTATGCAGGAAGCCATAAATGCAAAAGCAATTCCAGGAGGGCAGGTGTTGGTTGCCAGGAATCAAAAAATTGTTTTTCATAAAGCTTACGGAACGCAAGTGTACCATGACACAATTAAAGTAAAGAAAGAAGATCTTTACGATCTGGCATCGGTCACAAAGATCTCTGCATCTATGGCGGCGTTGATGAAATTGTATGATGAAGATAAGTTTCACCCCAATCAAACTCTTTCCAATCACTTACCGTCTTTTCGCAGATCCAATAAAGCCGAAATTCCCTATAGGGATATCTTAACGCACCAGGCAAGGTTCCAGCCATGGATCCCGTTCTGGAAAAACACCAAAAGAAAAAACGGATCTTATAAATGGGCAACTATAAAAAATGATTCTTCAGCAAGGTTTCCTATTAGGCTCACCAATACCATGTACCTGCACCGCAACTATCCAGATAAGATCGTAAAGGAAATAAGAAAATCTCCTCTAAGGGAAGAAAAGAAATACGTGTACTCAGATTTTTTTTTCATTCTGGCGCCCCGGGTTGTTGAGAGTCGCATAGATACTGATTTCTCCTCCTATTTAAAGGAAAGTTTTTATGAACCCCTGGGCGCAACTTCCCTTACTTTTAATCCGTTGGCTAAATTCCCAAAATCCCGGATTGTTCCTACAGAGGATGATTATAACTTCAGGCATGAAACTATTCACGGGACTGTGCATGATGAGGGTGCAATAATGATGGGCGGCGTATCGGGTCACGCCGGCTTGTTTGGGAATGCTTTTGACCTTGCTAAACTTTTACAAATGTACCTTAACAAGGGAGAGTATGGGGGCGTGAGATATATCAATGAAGAAACCATTGAGGAATTCACCCGCCGCCAGTTTCCTGATTCTGAAAATCACCGTGCGCTGGGATTTGACAAGCCTTATTACAATGAAAAGGGTGAAAGCCGAAATACCGCACAGGATGCGAGTGCATCGAGTTATGGCCACACCGGCTTTACCGGGATTATGGTTTGGATGGATCCAGAATATGACCTGCTGTATATATTTCTTTCAAACAGGGTCTCCCCAACAAGGGAGAATTCCCGGTTATACCGGCTCA
- a CDS encoding ROK family protein, with protein MAQVLHNFLLSKEAFNDISNVERKKHLQKIKIIRHLYMNSANTNAEICQTFNLSLPTSMALINQLISTEIVEKRGRGESVGGRKPDLYGLHKNTFFVLSIHIERYKIKLAIVDNTHTIVVEESIPSKISPNVNIVDFLFDYAQNLIETSQIDTGKLLGIGISMPGLVSSKEGKNFTYFLTGQESESLQAALKKQFNKPVYILNDAKSACLAEFRFGQAKNKSDVLVISMDWGVGLGIIMDRKMHSGTSGFAGEFGHIPMVENGKLCHCGKRGCLETVASGIALVEKAKDGLQEGQTSVLRNMTNNDFDNLEPELIIEAANRGDQFAINVISEIGINLGKGIAILIQIFNPELIILEGKIAEAKQFITTPIQQSINTYCMIQLKERTTISLSELGPNSSLLGSTVAVVNNVFKSQLALAKSEIN; from the coding sequence ATGGCACAGGTTTTACATAATTTCCTTCTTAGCAAAGAGGCGTTTAATGATATAAGTAATGTAGAGAGAAAAAAGCATCTGCAAAAAATTAAGATCATTCGACACCTTTATATGAACAGTGCCAATACAAATGCCGAGATATGTCAAACCTTTAATTTGAGCCTGCCAACCTCAATGGCACTCATTAATCAATTAATAAGTACCGAAATTGTTGAAAAAAGAGGTAGGGGGGAATCTGTTGGTGGAAGAAAGCCGGATCTTTATGGCTTGCATAAAAATACATTTTTTGTGCTAAGTATACATATTGAGCGATATAAGATCAAACTTGCCATTGTAGATAATACGCATACCATTGTAGTGGAAGAGAGCATCCCTTCCAAAATCTCTCCCAATGTGAATATTGTAGATTTCCTTTTTGATTATGCTCAAAATCTTATAGAAACCTCACAAATAGACACCGGAAAATTACTGGGTATTGGTATAAGCATGCCGGGTCTGGTATCATCAAAAGAAGGTAAAAACTTTACTTATTTCTTAACAGGGCAGGAATCAGAATCCCTTCAGGCAGCCCTAAAAAAACAATTCAATAAACCCGTTTATATTTTAAATGATGCCAAGAGCGCTTGTTTAGCCGAGTTTAGGTTTGGCCAGGCAAAGAATAAAAGCGACGTTCTGGTAATCTCCATGGATTGGGGAGTGGGCCTTGGAATTATCATGGATCGTAAAATGCATTCAGGAACCTCGGGCTTTGCAGGGGAATTTGGCCATATTCCAATGGTGGAGAACGGGAAACTATGCCATTGTGGTAAACGCGGCTGTTTGGAAACAGTGGCCTCGGGAATTGCCCTGGTTGAAAAAGCAAAAGATGGGCTGCAGGAAGGCCAAACCTCGGTTTTGCGAAATATGACAAATAATGATTTTGATAATTTAGAACCGGAACTCATAATAGAAGCGGCCAATCGTGGCGACCAGTTTGCGATCAATGTTATTTCAGAAATAGGGATCAATCTGGGGAAAGGGATCGCGATCCTTATCCAGATATTCAATCCCGAATTGATCATTCTGGAAGGAAAAATTGCCGAAGCCAAACAGTTTATAACCACCCCAATCCAACAATCTATCAACACTTACTGTATGATACAGCTTAAGGAGAGAACCACAATTTCCCTTTCTGAACTTGGTCCAAATTCCAGTTTACTAGGTTCTACAGTTGCTGTTGTTAATAATGTATTTAAAAGTCAGCTCGCACTGGCAAAATCAGAGATCAATTAA
- a CDS encoding N-acetylmuramoyl-L-alanine amidase gives MKTLRIYLLIVLTSGILVSCSSNPYSKTNRVHKQQTKMYAKQLQEFPPQMDAGAQMLNFGEHQAGTTNFNLRKPNYVIIHHTAQNSTDHTLKTFTLPRTQVSSHYVIGRDGKVYQMLNDYYRAWHAGAGKWGNSSDINSSSIGIELDNNGFEEFSPLQINSLMELLKVLKERHKIPDANFIGHSDIAPSRKVDPNPTFPWKLLAEEGFGLWYEEPAVTPQITIDGRPGGDLSIEVSENELSPNTKIAENSPLEVSPEIALRIIGYDTSNLDAAIKAFKLHFIQTEVNGTLTDYDLRVLNNLYKKYM, from the coding sequence ATGAAAACATTAAGAATTTATCTGTTAATAGTCCTCACATCAGGAATATTGGTATCCTGCTCTTCAAATCCATATTCTAAAACCAACAGGGTACACAAGCAACAAACCAAAATGTACGCTAAACAACTGCAGGAATTCCCCCCTCAAATGGATGCGGGGGCTCAAATGCTTAATTTTGGAGAACACCAGGCCGGAACAACAAATTTCAACCTTAGAAAACCAAATTATGTGATCATACATCATACGGCCCAGAATTCTACAGACCACACCCTTAAAACCTTCACCTTGCCAAGGACGCAGGTGAGTTCGCATTATGTTATTGGAAGAGACGGGAAGGTGTACCAAATGCTCAACGATTATTACCGTGCATGGCACGCGGGAGCGGGAAAATGGGGAAATTCATCAGACATTAATTCTTCATCCATAGGAATAGAACTGGATAATAATGGATTTGAGGAATTTTCTCCATTGCAAATTAATAGTCTAATGGAACTTTTAAAGGTTTTAAAAGAGAGACACAAGATCCCGGATGCCAATTTTATTGGCCATTCAGATATTGCGCCTTCAAGAAAAGTAGACCCTAACCCCACATTTCCCTGGAAATTGCTGGCTGAAGAAGGTTTTGGCTTATGGTATGAAGAACCTGCGGTAACGCCACAAATTACTATAGACGGTCGCCCCGGAGGCGATCTTAGCATAGAAGTTTCAGAAAACGAACTTTCACCCAACACTAAAATTGCTGAAAATTCCCCGTTGGAAGTATCCCCGGAGATTGCCTTAAGAATCATTGGTTATGATACAAGCAACCTTGATGCTGCGATCAAGGCCTTTAAGCTGCATTTTATACAAACTGAAGTCAATGGAACTTTAACCGATTATGACCTTCGTGTTTTGAATAATCTTTACAAGAAATATATGTAA